The DNA window GTGCCATATTCCAATGCAGCTAGTACTGCAATTGGCTTTAGTGATGAACCGGGCTCAAAAGCATCCGTTATCGCTCTGTTGCGTAAGCGGTGATTTGATACTGTTGCACGGTCGTTTGGGTTATATGATGGCGTATTCGCTAACGCGAGAATTTCACCCGTATGCACATCAACAATCACCACTGATGCCGACGCTGCTTTAAAGTAAAGTGTCGCTTCTTTAAGTTCGCGGTAAGCGAGCGCTTGAATGCGTTGATCAATAGTCAGCATTAAATCACCGGCTTTTTCACCGGCGTGCTGCTCAATAATTTCAACTTGACGGCCCTTTGCATCACGACGAATTTTACGTTTATCGGGTGTGCCTGTTAACCAGTCGTTATACAGTTTCTCAATGCCTTCAATACCTTTGTCATCGACATTGGTAAAGCCGATGACATGCGAAGAAACTTCTCCGGTCGGATAATACCGTTTAGATTCATTACGCAAATAGATACCGGGGATAGCCAACTCTTCAACAAAATTAGCCATTGCTGGCGTTACTTGGCGTTGAATATATACAAATCGGCGCTTCGGATTATCGACCTTGTCATAAAGACTTTGCACATCTCGACCTAACACTTCAGCCAGCGCTTGGAATCGGCGAGTATCAAGTGACTGCGTTTCACCGGTATCGCTATCAAAGGCGTTGACTACTTTCGGATCGGCCCATATTGCTTTTGAAGGTACGCTTACAGCGAGCTGTTCGCCGTGTCTATCGGTTATCAAACCGCGGTAGCTGGGATTATCACGCACTCGAATAGTGCGATTATCGCCTTGTTGGATTAATAGATCGGGCTCTATTACCTGAATGAAAGCGGCTCTTGCGGCTAAACAAACAAAGACTAATATCACGCTAAACAAGATCGTGAGAAAACGCCATTGCATGAGCATAGGAGACGTATTTTGTTTGGCTTGGCGGTCTTTGCTTGTTGCTCTTTTAGCAGATACACGCCGATTCGCGTTACCTGCCATTCGGTTTCCCTCGCACCAATACCTCGTCTTCCGGACCCGGACGACGCATATTTAGGTTTTCACTCACTAGCTGCTCAATGCGGTTATGCTCAGTTAAGGCACTTTGTTCAATGATGAGGTGACGCCACTCAACATCTAACTCATCTTTTTCTTGAATTAAAGACTCATGCTGCATCGACAATTGACGATTGTGATGGGCACTCAATACCACACCTATTGCGGTTGCAATAACAGCAATGAACAAAATAACCTTTAACAAATTACGACCTAAATCAGAGGTAATAAGCAACAGCAAGTTGAAGTTGGTACTGGGCATGTTCATAATTTTTCCGCCACTCTAAGCACTGAACTGCGAGATCGCACGTTTTGCGCAATTTCTTCAGCGGAAGGTTTAACGGCTTTACCGATGGCTTTCACCACCTTGTCTGCATCAATCTCATGCTGCATTATTGGCATACCATGAGGAACATCTTTACCCTTGCTCATTGTTCTAATAAAGCGCTTTACCACTCTATCTTCAAGCGAATGAAAACTGATGACCGCTAATCTACCGCCGCTCTTAAGTACTTTGACCGCACCTTCTAAGCCTTGGTTCAATTGATCTAGTTCACCGTTAATAAAAATCCTAACGCCTTGGAAACTTCGAGTAGCTGGATGCTTAAATTTATCCTTTACTGGCACCGCTTTATCAATAAGTTGAGCAAATTCAGACGTAGTTTCTAAGGGTTTAATGACTCTTTGTTCGAGAACGGCATGGGCAATTCGCTTGCCAAATTTTTCTTCGCCATAGGTTTTTAATACCATGGTGATTTCTTCAAGACTGGCTTTATTTAACCAATCGGCGGCACTGATACCGCTAGATCGGTCCATACGCATATCCAGTGGACCGTCTTTTTGAAAGCTGAAGCCGCGAGTGGCATCATCTAGCTGTGGGGACGACACCCCTATATCCATTAATACACCATCAATGTTGCACATCAGCTCAAGTTCGTTGACCACGTCTTCAATGTTTGAAAATGCGACGTGATGAATGCTGAATCTAGGGTCGTCGATAAAACGTTGAGCAGACATAATTGCAGTATCGTCACGATCCAATGCAATGAGCCTGCCTTTACTTGAAAGTTGTTTGAGAATTGCAGCGCTATGACCGCCGCGCCCGAACGTAGCATCAATATAAATGCCATCTGGCTTAATGTTTAAGCCAGCGATTGATTCATTGAGTAGTACTGCGCGATGAACAAACGTGTCGGTTGTCATAGTGAGAAATCCTGAAGACGTTCAGTAAGCTCAAATTGACCTTGCTTTT is part of the Glaciecola nitratireducens FR1064 genome and encodes:
- a CDS encoding peptidoglycan glycosyltransferase FtsI translates to MAGNANRRVSAKRATSKDRQAKQNTSPMLMQWRFLTILFSVILVFVCLAARAAFIQVIEPDLLIQQGDNRTIRVRDNPSYRGLITDRHGEQLAVSVPSKAIWADPKVVNAFDSDTGETQSLDTRRFQALAEVLGRDVQSLYDKVDNPKRRFVYIQRQVTPAMANFVEELAIPGIYLRNESKRYYPTGEVSSHVIGFTNVDDKGIEGIEKLYNDWLTGTPDKRKIRRDAKGRQVEIIEQHAGEKAGDLMLTIDQRIQALAYRELKEATLYFKAASASVVIVDVHTGEILALANTPSYNPNDRATVSNHRLRNRAITDAFEPGSSLKPIAVLAALEYGTVQKDSIVDTSPGWMRLGGSRVEDPRNYGKITLTEIIQKSSNMGTSKLALSVDKNFLMDTYYNMGLMSDTGTNMVGESNGIFHERNRWSEHELSSLSFGYNISVTTAQLARMYATIANGGVKVPLSIIKSNEPALELPERVVSHENAMAVLEMMESVTQEGGSGTKARVPGYRVAGKTGTSRKAVAGGYGEEYVNIFAGIAPVSDPQIAVVVLINEPGGDLYHAGDTAAPTFSAIVSGTLQMLNVPPDDNAKTASIHRGGQHDVQ
- the ftsL gene encoding cell division protein FtsL; this translates as MNMPSTNFNLLLLITSDLGRNLLKVILFIAVIATAIGVVLSAHHNRQLSMQHESLIQEKDELDVEWRHLIIEQSALTEHNRIEQLVSENLNMRRPGPEDEVLVRGKPNGR
- the rsmH gene encoding 16S rRNA (cytosine(1402)-N(4))-methyltransferase RsmH, which translates into the protein MTTDTFVHRAVLLNESIAGLNIKPDGIYIDATFGRGGHSAAILKQLSSKGRLIALDRDDTAIMSAQRFIDDPRFSIHHVAFSNIEDVVNELELMCNIDGVLMDIGVSSPQLDDATRGFSFQKDGPLDMRMDRSSGISAADWLNKASLEEITMVLKTYGEEKFGKRIAHAVLEQRVIKPLETTSEFAQLIDKAVPVKDKFKHPATRSFQGVRIFINGELDQLNQGLEGAVKVLKSGGRLAVISFHSLEDRVVKRFIRTMSKGKDVPHGMPIMQHEIDADKVVKAIGKAVKPSAEEIAQNVRSRSSVLRVAEKL